The uncultured Roseibium sp. genome contains a region encoding:
- a CDS encoding cbb3-type cytochrome c oxidase subunit 3, with product MDETYTAVAAFAQTWGLIYFMILFGIVLAYALWPKNRKTFDDAAQIPFRED from the coding sequence ATGGACGAGACATACACCGCAGTCGCGGCCTTTGCACAAACGTGGGGCCTTATCTACTTCATGATCCTGTTTGGTATCGTGCTTGCCTATGCACTCTGGCCGAAGAATCGCAAGACCTTCGACGATGCCGCCCAGATCCCGTTTCGGGAGGACTGA
- the ccoO gene encoding cytochrome-c oxidase, cbb3-type subunit II, translated as MSVWTKHQILEKNSIVLLLGILVMVAIGGLVEIAPLFYLKSTIEKTEGMRPYTPLELAGRNIYIREGCYLCHSQMVRPMRDELERYGHFSLAAESMYDHPFQWGSKRTGPDLARVGGKYSDDWHVGHLTDPRSVVPASIMPGYPFLKEAKLNTRDISAHLKTNKIIGVPYSEDQIEAAAQDILAQAKPDTDASDAFMERYPTAIVRDFDGNPDEVTEMDAIVAYLQMLGTLVDFSIYDDKANLR; from the coding sequence ATGTCTGTATGGACTAAACACCAAATCCTCGAAAAGAACTCGATCGTCCTTCTTCTCGGCATTCTTGTGATGGTCGCCATTGGCGGTCTGGTCGAGATTGCACCGCTCTTCTACCTGAAGAGCACGATCGAAAAGACCGAAGGCATGCGGCCGTATACGCCGCTGGAACTGGCCGGTCGGAACATCTACATCCGCGAGGGGTGCTATCTCTGCCACTCGCAGATGGTGCGCCCGATGCGTGACGAACTGGAGCGTTACGGCCATTTCTCGCTGGCAGCGGAGTCGATGTACGACCACCCGTTCCAGTGGGGATCCAAGCGGACCGGGCCGGACCTCGCCCGTGTCGGAGGCAAGTACTCCGACGACTGGCATGTCGGTCACCTGACCGACCCCCGTTCGGTTGTTCCCGCGTCGATCATGCCGGGTTACCCCTTCCTGAAGGAAGCCAAGCTGAACACGCGTGACATCTCCGCTCACCTGAAGACCAACAAGATCATCGGCGTTCCCTACTCCGAGGATCAGATCGAGGCAGCCGCCCAGGACATTCTTGCCCAGGCGAAACCGGACACGGATGCGTCTGATGCGTTCATGGAACGCTATCCGACAGCCATCGTGCGCGACTTCGACGGCAACCCGGACGAAGTCACTGAGATGGACGCGATTGTCGCCTATCTCCAGATGCTCGGTACGCTGGTCGATTTCTCGATCTACGACGACAAGGCAAACCTGAGGTAA
- the ccoN gene encoding cytochrome-c oxidase, cbb3-type subunit I, giving the protein MAQTKARFISLEEGLFAAFLVALAFACLIIAGKTYDQVMAFHTGLGALVAAVSVFVIFKKYFDNDGMPIPQEIDGKPNYNLGPVKFGAVAAMFWGIAGFLVGLIIASQLAFPVLNFDLPWTNFGRLRPLHTSAVIFAFGGNVLLATSMYVVQRTSRARMPGKILPWFVIIGYNVFIVIAGTGYLLGVTESKEYAEPEWYADLWLTIVWVAYLFLFLGTLWKRKEPHIYVANWFYLAFIVTIAMLHLVNNATVPVSVFGTKSYIVWSGVQDAMVQWWYGHNAVGFFLTAGFLAIMYYFVPKRADRPVYSYRLSIVHFWALIFIYIWAGPHHLHYTALPQWASTLGATFSIILWMPSWGGMINGLMTLSGAWDKLRTDPVLRMMVVSVAFYGMSTFEGPLMSIRSVNSLSHYTDWTIGHVHSGALGWVGYISFGALYCLIPWLWNKRGLYSLKLVDWHFWLSTVGIVLYITSMWVSGIMQGLMWRAYDQLGFLEYSFIETVEAMHPFYIIRALGGALFVIGALIMAYNLWMTVRHGEAEEAEATAAGSLAAAE; this is encoded by the coding sequence ATGGCACAGACAAAGGCCAGATTCATTTCGCTCGAAGAAGGCCTCTTTGCGGCATTCCTCGTAGCGTTGGCATTCGCTTGCCTGATCATAGCAGGCAAGACATATGATCAAGTGATGGCGTTTCACACCGGACTTGGGGCACTGGTTGCCGCGGTCAGCGTGTTCGTCATCTTCAAAAAATACTTCGATAATGACGGGATGCCGATCCCTCAGGAAATCGACGGTAAACCGAACTACAACCTGGGGCCGGTCAAATTCGGCGCCGTGGCTGCCATGTTCTGGGGTATCGCCGGGTTCCTGGTCGGTCTGATCATCGCGTCGCAACTGGCCTTTCCGGTTCTGAATTTCGATCTTCCCTGGACGAATTTCGGCCGCCTGCGGCCGTTGCACACGTCCGCGGTGATCTTCGCTTTCGGCGGTAACGTGCTGCTGGCCACCTCCATGTATGTGGTTCAGCGGACCAGCCGGGCGCGCATGCCGGGCAAGATCCTGCCGTGGTTCGTCATCATCGGCTACAACGTCTTCATCGTGATCGCCGGAACCGGGTATCTGCTCGGTGTGACGGAATCCAAGGAATATGCCGAACCGGAATGGTATGCCGACCTCTGGCTGACCATCGTCTGGGTCGCTTACCTGTTCCTGTTCCTCGGCACGCTTTGGAAGCGCAAGGAGCCCCACATTTATGTGGCCAACTGGTTCTACCTCGCCTTCATCGTGACCATCGCCATGCTGCACCTGGTCAACAACGCAACCGTTCCGGTCTCGGTGTTCGGTACCAAGTCTTACATCGTCTGGTCCGGTGTGCAGGATGCCATGGTGCAGTGGTGGTACGGTCACAACGCGGTGGGCTTCTTCTTGACCGCGGGCTTCCTGGCGATCATGTACTACTTCGTGCCCAAGCGCGCCGACCGCCCGGTCTATTCGTACCGGCTGTCGATCGTGCACTTCTGGGCGCTGATCTTCATCTACATCTGGGCCGGTCCTCACCACCTGCATTACACGGCTCTGCCGCAGTGGGCGTCTACCCTGGGTGCGACCTTCTCCATCATCCTGTGGATGCCGTCCTGGGGCGGTATGATCAACGGCCTGATGACGCTTTCGGGCGCTTGGGACAAGCTCCGCACCGACCCGGTCCTGCGTATGATGGTGGTGTCCGTTGCCTTCTACGGCATGTCCACCTTCGAAGGCCCGCTGATGTCGATTCGCTCGGTCAACTCCTTGTCGCACTACACGGACTGGACCATCGGTCACGTGCATTCCGGTGCGCTCGGCTGGGTGGGTTACATCTCCTTCGGCGCCCTCTACTGCCTCATCCCGTGGCTGTGGAACAAGCGGGGCCTGTATTCGCTGAAACTGGTGGACTGGCACTTCTGGCTGTCGACGGTCGGCATCGTTCTCTACATCACCTCCATGTGGGTGTCCGGGATCATGCAGGGCCTGATGTGGCGTGCCTACGACCAGCTCGGTTTCCTGGAGTATTCCTTCATCGAAACCGTTGAGGCGATGCACCCCTTCTACATCATCCGTGCTCTCGGCGGTGCCCTGTTCGTCATCGGCGCCCTGATCATGGCCTACAATCTCTGGATGACCGTTCGCCACGGCGAGGCTGAAGAAGCCGAAGCCACCGCAGCGGGCTCCCTGGCCGCGGCCGAATAA
- a CDS encoding AbrB family transcriptional regulator, with translation MTVTAVLRQTGLTFVLGAAGGALFQAIGMPAGWLAGAMIFVAGAALSRIPVDLPNRMRDGFFVILGLSMGGGVKPDVVDRIGHWPATMALLAVTLILITAATYAFLKRFARWDRESAFLGAIPGALSFVMAIAAERRADQARIAVSQTVRLVILVSVLPLVITSTASHGPQSGGATEFPGWGEGVILLVSCLAASFLAVRLRVPGGWLTGAFFMSSAINVTGLIPVALPQWVLVPCYIGLGCYIGSRFTSTTFSMFLSMLRASLGAIVVGLGISLAMAWIASVLVGLPFGQLLLAYAPGGLEVMTLLSFMLNLDPAFVAAHQIARYISMVLLLPFITGLLLGRIPNEAKSGQK, from the coding sequence ATGACGGTAACCGCTGTTCTGCGCCAGACCGGGCTGACATTTGTACTCGGTGCTGCCGGCGGGGCGCTTTTTCAAGCAATCGGAATGCCTGCCGGCTGGCTTGCCGGAGCGATGATTTTTGTTGCGGGCGCCGCATTGTCACGCATTCCGGTCGATTTGCCGAACCGGATGCGCGACGGCTTTTTTGTCATTCTGGGTCTGTCCATGGGGGGCGGAGTCAAGCCGGATGTGGTGGACCGGATTGGCCATTGGCCCGCCACAATGGCGCTATTGGCGGTCACCCTCATACTTATCACCGCAGCGACCTACGCCTTCTTGAAACGATTCGCCCGTTGGGACAGGGAATCGGCCTTCCTTGGCGCGATCCCCGGCGCCCTTTCCTTTGTCATGGCGATTGCCGCCGAGCGCAGGGCGGATCAGGCGCGTATTGCCGTGTCGCAAACCGTGCGACTGGTGATTCTCGTTTCCGTTCTGCCTTTGGTCATCACGTCGACGGCTTCCCACGGTCCGCAATCGGGGGGCGCGACGGAGTTTCCGGGCTGGGGGGAAGGTGTCATTCTGCTTGTGTCCTGTCTGGCTGCGAGCTTTCTGGCCGTGCGCCTGCGCGTACCTGGAGGATGGCTGACGGGAGCCTTCTTCATGAGTTCGGCAATCAATGTGACGGGCCTTATACCGGTCGCGTTGCCCCAATGGGTCCTGGTGCCCTGCTATATCGGGCTGGGATGCTATATCGGCAGCCGGTTCACATCGACGACATTCAGCATGTTCTTGAGCATGCTCCGGGCGTCCCTGGGGGCAATCGTCGTCGGGCTTGGCATTTCCCTGGCTATGGCCTGGATCGCATCCGTTCTGGTGGGGTTGCCCTTCGGCCAGTTGCTGCTGGCTTACGCGCCGGGCGGGCTGGAGGTCATGACACTGCTGTCCTTCATGCTCAACCTCGATCCGGCTTTCGTCGCGGCGCATCAGATCGCGCGCTATATCTCGATGGTTCTCCTGCTACCTTTTATCACAGGCCTTCTGCTCGGCCGGATTCCGAATGAGGCGAAAAGCGGGCAAAAGTGA
- a CDS encoding glutathione S-transferase family protein: MPNLLKSGPFKPDQNRLCLFGSFDSANLVVRFVLEEIGLDYRFIEVDRTVRANRTPDYLKLNPQGLIPVLADPDLSEPVFETAAIILHLADKTQRLAPHPSSPERGRLLTWLFFLSNTLHADLRISFRPERYVLDAAVRPHLVAGLGAGLRQGFDHLESAFERSGGPYVLGADPSIADFYAATCARWYQLYPESSDIDRKAWPRLTEMLALLQTRPAVVRAKEKERIPGPVFLDPQRPAIDPAALTGI, from the coding sequence ATGCCAAACCTGTTGAAATCGGGGCCGTTCAAACCGGATCAGAATCGGCTTTGCCTCTTCGGTTCATTCGATAGCGCCAACCTTGTGGTTCGTTTCGTTCTGGAGGAAATCGGGCTCGACTATCGCTTCATCGAGGTGGACCGGACGGTCCGTGCAAACCGGACACCGGACTATCTGAAGCTGAACCCGCAGGGCCTTATACCGGTTCTTGCCGATCCGGACCTGAGCGAACCGGTCTTCGAAACCGCTGCCATCATCCTTCATCTCGCCGACAAGACGCAACGGCTCGCGCCGCACCCGTCCTCACCTGAGCGGGGCCGGCTTCTGACGTGGCTGTTCTTCCTGTCCAACACGCTCCATGCCGATTTGCGCATCTCGTTCAGGCCCGAACGCTATGTGTTAGACGCAGCCGTCCGTCCGCATCTTGTTGCCGGTCTTGGGGCCGGGTTGAGGCAGGGCTTCGATCATCTTGAAAGCGCGTTCGAACGATCGGGAGGACCCTATGTGTTGGGTGCGGACCCCTCGATCGCGGATTTTTATGCCGCGACATGTGCGAGATGGTATCAACTCTATCCGGAATCATCCGACATCGATCGCAAAGCCTGGCCGCGGTTGACGGAAATGCTTGCTTTGCTGCAAACCCGTCCGGCCGTCGTGCGCGCCAAGGAAAAGGAACGGATCCCCGGACCTGTTTTCCTCGATCCGCAACGGCCCGCCATTGATCCGGCTGCGTTGACCGGAATTTAG
- the hemN gene encoding oxygen-independent coproporphyrinogen III oxidase encodes MTDTALTYAMRTVPRYTSYPTAPHFHSGITDEVYAGWLEKLGPADTLSLYLHVPYCREICHYCGCHTKASRQEAPLAAYAQTLGQELELIAGHLKSPGPVKHIHWGGGTPSLLPEDSLRDLAGLMRVLFDFAPDLEHAIELDPRVISASLAHTLAEIGVNRASLGVQDFDPEVQKAIGRIQSYEIVAQATAHLRDAGLANLNFDLMYGLPAQTADTIRDTVAKTIDLNPGRVALFGYAHVPWMKKHQKLIDETLLPSPAERLKLAEVARRDLIDAGYVAIGLDHFAREDDSMAIALRNGDLRRNFQGYTTDQGEQLIGAGVSSIGRLTQGYVQNIPDVGNWRRAILGGKLPVARGMALSKDDLLRGRIIEQLMTDYRCDLQAVCRSYGVDVASLADSVAALDELIADGLVSLEDKDVVRITHAGQPYVRLAAAAFDAYLADSHAKTGARHSMAV; translated from the coding sequence ATGACCGACACTGCTCTTACCTACGCCATGCGGACCGTTCCGCGCTATACGAGTTATCCGACCGCGCCGCATTTTCACAGCGGCATTACCGACGAGGTTTATGCGGGGTGGCTGGAAAAGCTCGGGCCGGCGGACACGCTGTCCCTCTATCTCCACGTGCCCTATTGCCGTGAGATCTGCCACTATTGCGGCTGTCACACGAAGGCGTCCCGCCAGGAGGCGCCTCTGGCTGCTTATGCGCAGACCCTCGGGCAGGAGCTGGAGCTTATTGCGGGACATCTGAAATCACCGGGTCCGGTCAAGCACATCCATTGGGGTGGCGGCACACCGAGCCTGCTTCCCGAGGACAGCCTCCGCGACCTCGCCGGGCTGATGCGTGTCCTGTTCGACTTCGCACCGGACCTGGAACACGCGATTGAGCTGGACCCGCGTGTCATTAGCGCTTCGCTTGCGCATACGCTGGCGGAGATCGGTGTCAATCGGGCAAGTCTCGGCGTTCAGGATTTCGACCCGGAGGTTCAAAAGGCGATCGGCCGGATACAGTCTTACGAGATTGTCGCACAGGCCACCGCCCATCTGCGCGACGCCGGCCTGGCGAACCTGAATTTCGACCTGATGTACGGATTGCCCGCCCAGACGGCAGACACGATCCGCGATACGGTCGCCAAGACCATCGATCTTAATCCAGGACGTGTCGCGCTGTTCGGTTATGCGCATGTCCCCTGGATGAAGAAGCATCAAAAGCTGATCGACGAAACCCTTCTGCCGAGCCCGGCCGAACGCCTGAAATTGGCGGAAGTTGCGCGGCGCGATCTCATCGACGCCGGATACGTGGCGATCGGTCTCGACCATTTTGCCCGCGAGGACGATTCCATGGCCATTGCGCTCCGCAACGGAGACCTGCGACGCAACTTTCAGGGATATACGACAGATCAGGGCGAACAGCTCATCGGGGCCGGCGTCTCCTCCATCGGCCGGCTGACACAAGGCTACGTTCAGAACATTCCCGATGTCGGCAACTGGCGCCGCGCGATTCTCGGCGGCAAACTTCCGGTCGCACGCGGAATGGCGCTTTCGAAGGACGACCTGCTCAGAGGCCGGATCATCGAGCAATTGATGACCGACTATCGCTGCGACCTTCAGGCGGTCTGCCGGAGTTATGGTGTCGACGTTGCCTCCCTGGCGGATTCCGTGGCGGCACTCGATGAACTCATCGCCGACGGACTTGTCAGTCTGGAGGATAAGGACGTCGTTCGGATTACGCACGCAGGACAACCTTATGTCCGGCTCGCTGCCGCGGCTTTTGATGCCTACCTTGCCGACAGTCACGCCAAAACCGGCGCGCGTCACTCCATGGCTGTGTGA
- a CDS encoding helix-turn-helix domain-containing protein, with product MAYLQHEATGQAAIGHTAFSRVPDAAGASFASFGAKRASFEAHDVIYYEGDPAKRIYELASGTVMLFKLLPDGRRQVVEVLRPGDIFGLSNSDEYDCTAETLTPSEVHEIDLKQVEASVDMQRKLTRCLTHQMHVLHEHAVLLGRKSAMERVASFLMYLVPNRGGVGCIGPADEDNDGCDIHLHMTRQEIADYLGLTIETVSRVVSELKRRGVIRIDRADKIHLNKVCSLCQMTGIH from the coding sequence ATGGCATATCTTCAGCATGAAGCCACCGGACAGGCCGCCATCGGGCACACCGCTTTCAGCCGCGTGCCGGACGCGGCAGGTGCTTCGTTTGCATCTTTTGGGGCCAAGCGCGCGAGCTTTGAGGCCCACGATGTCATCTACTACGAAGGCGATCCCGCAAAACGGATTTACGAACTGGCCTCCGGCACGGTGATGCTGTTCAAACTGCTCCCGGACGGACGTCGCCAGGTGGTCGAAGTCCTGCGCCCGGGCGATATCTTCGGATTGTCCAACAGTGACGAATACGACTGCACGGCTGAAACCCTGACGCCGTCTGAGGTTCACGAAATCGATCTGAAGCAGGTCGAGGCGTCGGTCGACATGCAGCGCAAGCTGACCAGGTGCCTGACCCATCAGATGCATGTGCTACACGAACATGCCGTGCTTCTTGGGCGCAAGTCGGCCATGGAACGCGTCGCAAGTTTCCTGATGTATCTCGTGCCGAATCGCGGAGGTGTGGGGTGCATTGGCCCCGCTGACGAAGACAACGACGGTTGCGATATCCATCTTCATATGACCCGGCAGGAAATCGCCGACTACCTGGGTTTGACCATCGAAACGGTCAGCCGCGTCGTGTCCGAACTGAAGCGCCGTGGTGTCATCCGTATCGACAGGGCGGACAAGATCCACCTGAACAAGGTCTGCAGCCTCTGTCAGATGACGGGTATCCACTGA
- a CDS encoding response regulator produces the protein MRVHIVEDDTAVADALFVVLSDFGHSVECYPDGETFLATASPASGDVVIVDVGLPGIGGDEVIRHLNGLEDIPRIIAISGKPKNALERRLSDVPGHVLLRKPLSLSALTEHLL, from the coding sequence TTGCGTGTTCATATAGTTGAAGATGATACAGCCGTTGCGGATGCGCTTTTCGTGGTCCTGAGCGATTTCGGCCACTCTGTCGAGTGTTACCCGGATGGCGAAACGTTCCTCGCAACCGCATCTCCGGCGTCCGGAGATGTCGTGATCGTCGATGTCGGCTTGCCCGGTATTGGCGGCGACGAAGTGATTCGGCACCTGAACGGCTTGGAGGATATCCCGCGGATCATAGCAATTTCCGGAAAGCCGAAGAACGCGCTTGAGCGTCGCCTCTCAGACGTGCCCGGTCACGTTCTTTTACGCAAGCCGCTGTCTCTGTCGGCCCTGACGGAGCACCTCCTCTAG
- a CDS encoding response regulator — protein MTSEAKAIYIVDDDPAVRDALSVVFNLEGFVVETFSDGDTFVQSASKTHPACVILDVHMPGRSGIDILKSLNAENYPAPIFIISGQGDIPMAVEAIRNGAYDFIEKPFTADKVVERINQGIDAVKRTGSGEIAMNFSGADLLTRRESEVLKEITDGSSNKEVGRKLGISPRTVEVHRARIMEKLGARNAADLVRIVLGRA, from the coding sequence ATGACGAGCGAAGCGAAAGCCATTTACATTGTCGATGACGATCCGGCTGTACGGGATGCATTATCGGTCGTATTCAATCTCGAAGGCTTCGTCGTGGAAACGTTTTCCGATGGCGACACGTTTGTGCAGTCGGCCAGCAAAACCCACCCCGCATGTGTGATCCTGGACGTCCATATGCCGGGCCGGTCGGGCATCGATATTCTGAAATCGCTGAATGCGGAAAACTATCCTGCCCCAATCTTCATCATTTCCGGGCAGGGCGATATTCCGATGGCCGTCGAGGCCATTCGCAACGGGGCGTACGATTTCATCGAGAAGCCGTTTACCGCGGACAAGGTGGTCGAACGGATCAATCAGGGCATTGACGCCGTCAAAAGGACAGGGTCCGGCGAGATAGCGATGAATTTTTCCGGTGCGGATTTGTTGACCCGCCGGGAAAGCGAAGTCCTGAAGGAGATCACCGACGGATCGTCCAACAAGGAAGTCGGCCGAAAACTGGGCATCAGCCCAAGAACAGTGGAAGTGCACCGGGCACGAATCATGGAAAAGCTCGGCGCCCGGAATGCCGCGGACCTTGTCCGTATCGTGCTTGGACGCGCCTGA
- a CDS encoding PAS domain S-box protein, whose protein sequence is MDDTVRPRLGVAFSTSEARLASVFDTAVDGIVVINERCQVLAFNKACEDLFGYKASELLGDNVNKIMPMDYATAHDGYVQRYLDTGQKRIIGIGREVSGRHKDGTEFPVELSVGEAPTPDGRQFIGILRDLRPRHSVEQRLAQAQAQLVHMTRISAMDEMGAAIAHELNQPLTAILLYLQAVSRKAKADDSLDAQLLNVIEKAVAEAERAGEIIQRMRELVEKKEPERTNIDVEEFTQACIDLVEMGQGGKRSIIRCDVEPDLPFLPADPVQIRQVLVNLLRNAREAVSDSEVREVHLSVVGAGSFIEFRVRDTGPGVPEEMVPELFRAFSGKKQKGLGLGLAISRSIAQNHGGDLFLDTNAIKPGATFVLKLPTGKPVYSESES, encoded by the coding sequence ATGGATGATACCGTCAGGCCTCGTTTGGGAGTGGCGTTTTCGACGTCCGAGGCAAGGCTGGCCAGCGTTTTCGATACGGCGGTCGACGGTATTGTCGTGATCAACGAACGGTGTCAGGTGCTCGCCTTCAACAAGGCGTGCGAGGACCTGTTCGGCTACAAGGCCAGCGAACTGCTTGGCGACAATGTCAACAAGATCATGCCGATGGACTATGCGACCGCCCACGACGGCTACGTACAGCGCTATCTCGACACCGGTCAGAAACGCATTATCGGCATCGGCCGGGAAGTCAGCGGTCGTCACAAGGACGGAACGGAGTTTCCCGTGGAGTTGTCGGTCGGTGAGGCGCCGACCCCGGACGGACGACAGTTCATCGGCATTCTGCGCGACTTGCGGCCTCGTCACTCCGTCGAACAGCGGTTGGCGCAGGCGCAGGCTCAACTGGTGCATATGACGCGGATCAGCGCGATGGACGAGATGGGGGCTGCGATTGCTCACGAGCTGAACCAGCCGCTGACCGCCATTCTGCTCTATCTCCAGGCCGTTTCGCGCAAGGCGAAAGCCGACGACTCGCTCGATGCGCAATTGCTGAACGTGATTGAAAAGGCGGTGGCGGAAGCCGAACGGGCCGGCGAGATCATTCAGCGCATGCGTGAGCTGGTCGAAAAGAAAGAGCCGGAACGAACGAATATCGATGTGGAGGAATTCACCCAGGCCTGCATCGACCTCGTGGAAATGGGGCAGGGTGGCAAGCGCTCGATCATCCGCTGTGACGTCGAGCCCGATCTTCCGTTCTTGCCGGCCGACCCGGTTCAGATCCGACAGGTTCTGGTCAATCTTCTGCGCAACGCACGTGAAGCCGTTTCTGACAGCGAAGTCAGGGAAGTGCATTTGTCCGTCGTCGGCGCCGGAAGCTTTATCGAGTTCCGGGTGCGCGATACCGGACCCGGTGTACCTGAGGAAATGGTACCGGAGCTGTTCCGCGCTTTTTCGGGCAAGAAACAGAAGGGGCTGGGTCTCGGGCTCGCAATTTCCCGGTCGATTGCGCAAAATCACGGCGGTGATTTATTCCTTGATACGAACGCTATTAAACCGGGAGCAACGTTTGTCCTGAAACTTCCAACCGGAAAACCGGTGTATTCCGAGTCGGAAAGCTAG
- a CDS encoding pyridoxal phosphate-dependent aminotransferase produces the protein MNFGKATDVARDVIGGLRAEARLAPESGIVEVVNAARNREGLIPLWVGEGDLPTPDFICNAAKASMDAGETFYTHQRGIPELREALAGYHRDLYGKPISPEQFFVTGSGMQAMQIAVQCVVGAGDEVVFPSPAWPNLAASVGIMGGRAVPVAMDHGDAGWSLDPQKLFDAVTPRTRAIYLNSPSNPTGWVADGQLLQAILDEARSRGLWILADEVYGRFSYQGAGPAPSFNEIAEPDDRILFINTFSKNWAMTGWRIGWLSAPPEIGQVIENLIQYSTSGVPVFSQRAANAALTEGGDFLKQQIERAENGRRIVVDGLLQSNRIRLSAPDGAFYLFFGIEGIDDCRRLALDLVAKTGVGLAPGSAFGAGGEGFLRLCFARNPDQLKVAVERIASAAGDFQ, from the coding sequence GTGAATTTTGGAAAGGCTACAGACGTGGCGCGTGATGTGATTGGCGGCCTGAGGGCCGAGGCGAGGCTTGCGCCTGAAAGCGGCATTGTGGAAGTGGTGAATGCGGCGCGGAACCGGGAAGGGCTCATCCCGCTCTGGGTGGGCGAGGGCGATTTGCCGACACCGGACTTCATCTGTAACGCGGCCAAGGCGTCGATGGATGCGGGTGAGACTTTCTATACCCATCAAAGAGGCATTCCCGAATTGAGGGAGGCGCTGGCCGGCTACCACCGGGACCTCTACGGCAAACCGATTTCCCCGGAACAGTTTTTCGTGACGGGGTCCGGAATGCAGGCGATGCAGATCGCCGTCCAATGCGTTGTGGGGGCGGGCGATGAGGTGGTGTTCCCGAGCCCGGCCTGGCCGAACCTGGCCGCCAGTGTCGGTATCATGGGCGGTCGCGCCGTGCCGGTCGCAATGGATCACGGCGACGCCGGCTGGTCGCTCGACCCGCAAAAACTCTTCGACGCCGTCACGCCGCGAACGCGAGCGATCTATCTGAATTCGCCGAGCAATCCGACAGGTTGGGTCGCGGACGGGCAGCTTTTGCAGGCAATTCTGGACGAAGCACGGAGCCGTGGTCTTTGGATTCTGGCCGATGAAGTCTACGGGCGGTTTTCCTATCAGGGCGCTGGGCCGGCTCCCTCCTTCAACGAGATTGCCGAACCGGACGACAGGATCCTGTTCATCAATACGTTTTCCAAGAACTGGGCCATGACCGGCTGGCGGATCGGCTGGTTGTCGGCACCTCCGGAAATCGGGCAGGTGATCGAAAACCTGATCCAGTATTCGACCTCCGGCGTCCCGGTTTTCAGTCAGCGCGCGGCAAACGCCGCTTTGACCGAAGGGGGCGATTTCCTGAAACAGCAGATCGAACGGGCGGAAAACGGACGGAGGATCGTGGTCGACGGCTTGTTGCAATCCAACCGGATCAGGCTGTCTGCTCCGGACGGCGCGTTTTACCTGTTTTTCGGCATCGAAGGCATCGACGACTGCCGGCGGCTGGCACTGGACCTGGTCGCGAAAACCGGGGTCGGTCTCGCGCCGGGATCTGCTTTCGGAGCGGGTGGCGAGGGGTTCCTGAGGCTGTGCTTTGCGCGTAATCCAGATCAATTGAAAGTTGCTGTGGAGCGCATAGCTTCAGCAGCGGGCGATTTCCAATGA